In one Alnus glutinosa chromosome 12, dhAlnGlut1.1, whole genome shotgun sequence genomic region, the following are encoded:
- the LOC133851356 gene encoding disease resistance protein RPP13-like: MADYVVNFLVEYLSQKLEKEANFFGGVEDQVKSLHRELRLINIFLENSRGKRNEHPIVTEVVRQIREVAYEAEDVIDMFILKVAEHGERSRMGRTVHIPTHANMLCDVGKKIAGIKNEINEIYNNRERYDIERAEESVDAAAVEALHRRRREVEEDDVVGFVDDSSTLVKRLIDGDWNCDVISIIGMGGLGKTTLARKIYNDVRVKSHFECRAWVYVSQDFRTRELLLNILKQIKISDWRTLEGMGVKELKDKLFKCLLRKKYLIVMDDIWKTEVWDEVRSAFPDDLNGSRILITSRIREVASHASLTPPYFLPFLNKDESWELLSKKVFRGGACPLELETMGRKIADDCRGLPLSIVVFGGLLANKEKTPEKWSTLIGNVNWHLTEASTICTDILALSYTHLPRRLQPCFLYFGVYPEDFEIPGKQLIHLWTAEGFIQHAGNRSIEDVAEDCLEELIDRNLIQVASRRTDGGVKKCRIHDLLRDLCISESKEDKFLELLRVRDDSRSFPNKSRRVSVHGIFPLNIFSNFSDPPCARSLLFFGDYENRDWNLFLQNFKLIRVLNFECIELHSIPESIETMIHMRYLRINLSPFVMDIPDSIRNLTNLETLFISAYPGRSYSVTGIFKLQRLRNLHLKGFKSLSCRLDEVLWNLQVLSTATGFYGSEPTFPFAMDKFPCLRELRILNNYLCESEAVKFLEGLHHLRYLQILRIVYFPMLPIDSSSFPFTITKLTLLSVGLGVGGGMAMLGNLPSLRILKIKWCNDIIDMHVFGGSFPRLEVLQLQDLLQVKEWKQDGSAMPCLRYLVIRRCHCLTMLPPELWSLTALQMVEVEELLLNSTLRRMLQELEMNVSCKIVIKNFAVSPHGQNSQNSPFISQSSTEGAPFPTTYSSHLDVQPTALINHHDGSQDIHWCPDPLDNVLDFPQNVTIQNGQVESSTGVITSEDHARKTDLQWVDGLISEMDPDWNELPNVNVSDPEQKQPQIHQQHSVPSGEFHDVTNTLPNPPPAKSQMRWTPELHEAFVEAVNQLGGGDRANPKGVKNLMNVEGLTIYHVKSHLQKYRTARYKPESSEGTSEKKSTPIEDMKSVDLRASVGITEALQLQMELQKRLHEQLEILRKLQLQIEEKGQYLQKIFEKQREMEDDSIKAFASNPDDPSFPPSNVVLPSPADDKSETSKLDQDKTGAHETKSTEDRGPADGDSNALPTK, from the exons ATGGCCGACTATGTTGTTAATTTCCTCGTGGAGTACTTGTCCCAAAAACTGGAAAAGGAGGCAAATTTCTTTGGCGGAGTGGAGGATCAAGTCAAGTCACTCCATAGGGAGCTTAGACTGATCAATATCTTCCTGGAGAACTCCAGGGGAAAACGGAATGAGCATCCAATAGTGACGGAGGTTGTCCGACAGATCAGGGAGGTGGCTTACGAGGCTGAGGATGTTATCGACATGTTCATCCTCAAGGTTGCAGAGCACGGGGAGAGGAGCCGGATGGGGAGGACAGTTCATATCCCCACGCACGCAAATATGCTTTGCGATGTTGGAAAGAAGATTGCAGGAATCAAGAATGAAATCAATGAAATCTACAATAACAGAGAAAGGTATGACATTGAAAGAGCTGAGGAGAGTGTCGATGCGGCGGCGGTGGAGGCACTACACAGGCGTAGGAGAGAGGTCGAGGAAGATGACGTGGTGGGTTTCGTTGATGACTCATCGACACTGGTGAAGCGACTTATTGACGGAGATTGGAACTGTGATGTCATTTCGATCATTGGCATGGGTGGGTTAGGGAAGACAACTCTTGCCAGGAAAATCTACAACGATGTTCGCGTCAAGAGCCACTTCGAGTGTCGTGCATGGGTGTATGTATCTCAAGATTTCAGAACCAGGGAGCTCTTGCTTAACATTTTGAAACAGATTAAAATATCAGATTGGAGGACACTAGAAGGCATGGGTGTAAAAGAATTAAAAGACAAGTTGTTCAAATGCTTGCTAAGAAAGAAGTACCTAATAGTAATGGACGACATCTGGAAAACTGAAGTATGGGATGAGGTAAGATCTGCTTTTCCCGATGACTTGAATGGAAGCAGAATATTGATCACTAGCCGCATAAGAGAAGTAGCTTCACATGCAAGCCTTACTCCTCCCTACTTTCTCCCATTTCTTAACAAAGACGAAAGCTGGGAGCTTTTAAGTAAGAAAGTGTTTCGAGGAGGAGCATGTCCTCTCGAGTTGGAAACTATGGGGAGAAAAATTGCAGATGATTGTCGTGGCTTACCACTTTCCATTGTGGTATTTGGGGGCCTTTTAGCAAACAAAGAGAAGACACCCGAAAAATGGTCCACATTGATTGGCAATGTAAACTGGCACCTTACTGAGGCTAGTACAATATGCACAGACATATTGGCCTTAAGCTACACCCACCTGCCTCGACGCTTGCAACcatgttttttgtattttggtgtaTACCCAGAAGACTTTGAGATCCCTGGAAAGCAACTGATCCACCTGTGGACAGCCGAGGGATTCATACAGCACGCTGGCAATAGAAGCATAGAGGATGTTGCCGAAGACTGCTTGGAGGAGCTCATCGATCGAAACTTGATACAAGTGGCTAGCCGGAGGACAGATGGAGGCGTAAAGAAATGCCGCATTCATGATCTTCTGCGAGACCTCTGCATATCTGAGAGCAAGGAAGACAAATTTCTTGAGCTACTCAGAGTCAGAGATGACAGCCGTTCATTCCCGAATAAATCTCGTAGAGTTTCCGTCCATGGTATCTTCCCtctaaacattttttcaaacttcTCTGATCCTCCATGTGCCCGTTCTTTGTTGTTCTTTGGCGATTACGAAAATAGAGACTGGAATTTGTTCCTCCAAAACTTTAAGTTGATACGGGTGCTTAATTTTGAGTGCATAGAACTCCACTCCATTCCCGAAAGCATAGAAACAATGATCCACATGAGGTACTTGAGGATAAATTTATCTCCTTTCGTAATGGATATTCCTGATTCCATTCGTAACCTTACGAATCTGGAAACACTTTTCATATCGGCTTATCCTGGACGGAGTTATTCGGTAACTGGGATATTTAAGCTACAACGTTTAAGGAATCTGCATCTGAAAGGGTTCAAGTCATTGTCTTGCCGTTTGGATGAAGTTCTATGGAACCTCCAAGTCCTTTCCACCGCAACAGGTTTCTATGGCagtgaaccaacttttcctttcgCAATGGACAAGTTTCCTTGTTTAAGGGAACTAAGGATACTTAATAATTATTTGTGTGAAAGCGAAGCTGTAAAATTTTTGGAAGGCCTCCACCATTTACGTTATCTTCAAATATTGAGAATCGTGTATTTCCCAATGCTTCCTATTGATTCGAGTTCATTTCCATTTACAATCACCAAACTAACCTTACTCAGTGTTGGGTTAGGAGTCGGTGGCGGCATGGCAATGCTAGGAAACCTTCCCAGTCTTCGGATACTGAAAATAAAATGGTGCAACGATATTATTGATATGCACGTCTTTGGAGGTTCATTTCCTCGACTTGAAGTCCTTCAATTACAAGATTTGTTACAAGTTAAAGAATGGAAACAGGATGGAAGTGCAATGCCATGCCTTAGATATTTGGTTATCAGAAGATGCCATTGTTTAACCATGCTCCCTCCGGAACTATGGAGTTTGACTGCCTTGCaaatggtggaggtggaggagtTACTGCTCAACTCAACATTGCGACGCATGCTTCAGGAATTAGAGATGAATGTTAGCTGTAAGATAGTGATCAAGAATTTTGCTG TTTCACCGCATGGACAGAATTCCCAAAATTCTCCGTTCATTTCCCAGTCATCAACTGAGGGAGCACCATTCCCAACAACCTATTCTTCCCATCTGGACGTACAACCTACAGCATTGATTAATCACCATGATGGAAGTCAGGATATCCACTGGTGTCCAGATCCACTTGACAATGTACTCGATTTTCCTCAAAATGTCACAATTCAGAATGGTCAGGTGGAAAGCAGTACTGGTGTCATAACATCTGAGGACCATGCTAGGAAAACTGATCTGCAGTGGGTTGATGGATTAATCTCTGAGATGGATCCAGATTGGAATGAGCTTCCCAATGTTAATGTATCAGATCCTGAACAAAAG CAACCCCAGATCCATCAGCAGCATTCTGTACCATCTGGAGAGTTTCATGATGTCACTAATACATTGCCCAATCCACCCCCTGCAAAGTCGCAAATGCGTTGGACACCAGAACTTCATGAGGCCTTTGTGGAAGCTGTCAATCAGCTTGGTGGTGGTGACA GAGCTAATCCAAAGGGTGTCAAAAATCTCATGAATGTTGAAGGCCTGACCATCTATCACGTAAAAAGCCACCTGCAG aaatATAGAACAGCCAGATACAAACCAGAGTCATCAGAAG GAACTTCTGAGAAAAAATCAACTCCTATTGAAGACATGAAATCTGTAGACCTAAGAGC GAGTGTGGGAATCACTGAAGCATTGCAGTTGCAGATGGAACTTCAGAAACGGCTTCATGAACAACTGGAG ATTCTAAGAAAGCTGCAATTgcaaattgaagaaaaagggCAGTATCTTCAGAAGATatttgagaaacagagagagatggAAGATGACAGTATAAAGGCCTTTGCATCGAACCCGGATGATCCTTCTTTTCCACCATCAAATGTGGTGCTTCCATCCCCTGCTGATGACAAATCGGAAACCTCAAAACTGGATCAAGATAAAACGGGGGCACATGAAACCAAAAGTACCGAGGATCGGGGACCAGCTGACGGGGACTCTAATGCTCTACCGACGAAATGA